From the Musa acuminata AAA Group cultivar baxijiao chromosome BXJ1-2, Cavendish_Baxijiao_AAA, whole genome shotgun sequence genome, one window contains:
- the LOC135606329 gene encoding phytosulfokine receptor 2-like — translation MASSSPTTFFLKWALLLCSLCPALAGPSSSCHPADLQALAEFAGNLTAGSILSNWSRPELCCSWDGIVCSETSGRSSGPGRRVVELLLSGRGLSGVLASSMDRLEVLDLSFNALSGSIAAVGRMTALRAVNLSSNNFSGPLPDLTSLPALAVFNVSNNSLAGPIHPDICAGAAAIEVLDLSVNSFSGPLPDETVAECSATLRELYLGYNSLSGDLPDSLFDFVALEKLSLASNDLSGQLGERFSKLSSLRTLIVSGNRFSGPLPNVFGNLTKLQQLVAHCNTFNGTLPRSLELCAMLRDLDLRNNSISGSINLDFSRMKLLTSLDLATNHFYGHLPVSLSDCQALKTLSLAKNGLSGQVPEEFGNLASLTLLSLSNNSFQNVWTALEILQRCKNLTTLILTKNFHGEEIPDIPLRFENLEVLAIGNCALTGQLPLWLLDCKRLQVLDLSWNHLTGGIPPLIGQLDNLIYLDISNNSLTGEIPKNLTQLKSLINISSSATRSSIGLPLYVKRNQSISGLQYNQLSNFPPSLYLNDNGFNGMIWPEFGNLKALHVLDMSNNSITGSIPDTLSEMSNLEVLDLSYNELNGSIPASLSKLNFLSKFSVAHNNLKGEIPTGGQFFSFSNSSFDGNSGLCRSPCPSNKTQALGLSPEIPSNMNNKFGKTGILNITIGIGVGIAFLLAVVLFKMSRKDAGVPVDEVELEDGSYTSSELGSKLVLFFQNSDAKELTINDLLKSTNNFDQSNIIGCGGFGLVYKAYLPDGTKAAIKRLSGDCGQMEREFRAEVEALSRAQHKNLVSLKGYCRCGNDRLLIYTYMENGSLDYWLHERADGGSLLKWEVRLKIAQGSARGLAYLHKICEPNIIHRDVKSSNILLDDRFEAHLADFGLARLIDPYKTHVTTDLVGTLGYIPPEYSQTLTATLKGDIFSFGVVLLELLTGRRPVDISKAKGCKDLVSWVLQMKSEKKEEQMFDTVIWNKAHEKQLLSVLETACKCISPDPRNRPSIDQVVSWLHAAGSDG, via the coding sequence ATGGCTTCGTCCTCTCCCACAACCTTCTTCTTGAAATGGGCACTACTGCTCTGCTCGCTCTGCCCGGCCCTCGCCGGCCCGTCCTCCTCCTGCCACCCCGCCGACCTGCAAGCCCTCGCGGAATTTGCCGGAAACCTCACTGCCGGCTCCATCCTGTCCAACTGGTCTCGCCCCGAGCTCTGCTGCAGCTGGGACGGCATCGTCTGCTCCGAGACCAGCGGTCGATCGTCCGGCCCTGGCCGCCGCGTCGTGGAGCTCCTCCTTTCCGGTCGCGGACTGAGCGGAGTCCTCGCGAGCTCCATGGACCGGCTCGAGGTTCTCGATCTCAGCTTCAATGCGCTGTCGGGGTCGATCGCTGCCGTTGGCCGCATGACGGCGCTGCGGGCCGTGAACCTGTCCTCCAACAACTTCAGCGGGCCTCTTCCGGACCTCACATCGCTGCCTGCTCTCGCCGTCTTCAATGTCAGCAACAACTCGCTCGCGGGTCCGATCCATCCCGACATTTGTGCCGGCGCTGCAGCGATCGAGGTTCTTGATCTGTCGGTGAACTCGTTCTCAGGGCCACTCCCTGACGAAACGGTAGCTGAGTGCAGCGCGACGCTGCGGGAGCTGTACCTCGGCTACAACTCCCTCTCAGGTGACCTCCCCGACTCTCTCTTCGATTTCGTTGCATTGGAGAAGTTGTCGCTCGCCTCGAACGATCTCTCGGGACAGCTCGGCGAGAGGTTTAGCAAGCTCTCTAGCCTTCGAACACTCATCGTTTCGGGTAACCGGTTCTCCGGCCCCCTCCCCAATGTGTTTGGAAACCTTACCAAGCTCCAGCAGTTGGTTGCACACTGCAATACCTTCAATGGAACCCTTCCTCGATCGTTGGAACTCTGTGCAATGCTTAGGGACCTTGATCTCCGGAACAATTCTATTTCAGGTTCCATTAATCTTGATTTCTCACGAATGAAGTTGCTCACATCACTTGATCTCGCCACAAACCATTTTTATGGCCATCTTCCTGTTAGCCTTTCCGATTGCCAAGCATTAAAGACCCTAAGCCTTGCTAAGAACGGTCTCTCTGGTCAGGTCCCCGAGGAATTTGGGAATCTTGCATCTCTTACTTTGCTCTCATTGTCTAATAATAGCTTCCAGAATGTATGGACAGCTTTGGAGATCCTCCAAAGGTGCAAGAACCTCACCACACTTATCCTCACCAAGAATTTCCACGGAGAAGAGATTCCTGACATTCCTCTGAGGTTTGAGAACTTGGAGGTTCTCGCTATTGGAAACTGCGCCCTTACTGGCCAACTCCCGCTCTGGCTATTGGATTGCAAGAGGTTGCAAGTCTTGGATTTGTCATGGAACCACTTGACCGGTGGAATTCCTCCTTTGATCGGGCAGCTTGATAATCTAATTTACTTGGACATCTCAAACAATTCCCTGACTGGTGAAATCCCCAAGAATTTGACACAGCTGAAGAGTCTGATTAATATTAGCAGCTCAGCAACAAGGTCTTCGATTGGCTTGCCATTATATGTTAAGCGCAATCAGAGCATCAGCGGTTTGCAATACAATCAACTGTCAAATTTTCCTCCATCGTTGTACTTGAATGATAATGGCTTCAACGGGATGATTTGGCCGGAATTTGGGAACTTGAAGGCACTCCATGTCTTAGACATGAGCAATAACAGTATCACAGGGAGCATTCCAGATACGCTCTCTGAGATGTCAAATCTGGAGGTACTGGATTTGTCATACAATGAACTTAATGGATCTATTCCTGCATCCTTGAGCAAGCTcaattttttatcaaagtttagcGTAGCCCATAACAATTTGAAAGGAGAGATTCCAACCGGGGGCCAATTCTTCAGTTTTTCCAACTCTAGTTTTGATGGAAACTCAGGACTGTGTCGGTCACCATGTCCTTCTAACAAAACTCAAGCACTGGGGCTGAGTCCTGAAATTCCATCAAATATGAACAATAAGTTTGGAAAAACCGGCATACTTAATATAACTATTGGCATCGGTGTTGGTATTGCATTTCTTTTAGCTGTTGTCTTGTTTAAAATGTCGCGGAAGGATGCTGGTGTTCCAGTAGATGAGGTTGAATTGGAAGATGGATCATATACATCATCCGAATTGGGTTCCAAGCTGGTACTTTTCTTTCAAAACTCTGATGCGAAAGAGCTTACGATCAATGATCTTCTGAAATCTACAAATAACTTTGACCAATCAAATATAATTGGCTGTGGAGGATTTGGGCTGGTCTACAAGGCATATCTTCCAGATGGTACAAAAGCTGCAATCAAGAGGCTTTCTGGTGACTGTGGACAGATGGAACGAGAATTCCGTGCAGAGGTGGAAGCACTCTCCAGGGCTCAGCATAAGAACCTCGTCTCCCTGAAAGGCTATTGCAGGTGTGGGAATGATAGATTGCTGATTTACACCTACATGGAAAATGGAAGTCTGGACTACTGGCTTCATGAGAGGGCTGATGGTGGATCTTTACTCAAGTGGGAGGTCAGGTTGAAGATTGCCCAAGGATCAGCAAGGGGATTGGCTTACTTGCACAAGATCTGTGAGCCCAACATCATCCACAGAGATGTTAAATCAAGCAACATTTTGCTGGATGATAGATTCGAAGCCCATCTGGCAGATTTCGGCCTGGCGAGGCTTATCGATCCCTACAAAACTCATGTCACCACTGACCTGGTTGGAACCTTAGGGTACATTCCTCCTGAGTACAGCCAAACATTGACGGCTACTCTGAAGGGTGATATCTTCAGCTTCGGAGTCGTTTTATTGGAGCTTCTCACCGGTAGAAGGCCTGTGGATATTTCCAAGGCGAAAGGTTGCAAAGATTTGGTTTCGTGGGTGCTTCAGATGAAATCCGAGAAGAAGGAAGAGCAGATGTTCGATACAGTAATTTGGAACAAGGCCCACGAAAAGCAGCTCTTATCAGTGCTGGAGACTGCTTGCAAGTGCATCAGCCCAGATCCGCGGAACAGGCCATCGATAGATCAAGTTGTCTCGTGGCTTCATGCTGCTGGCTCTGATGGATGA
- the LOC135606354 gene encoding 5'-adenylylsulfate reductase 3, chloroplastic-like, whose amino-acid sequence MASAAAISSSITSRSLLSGDFKAALIASIRHPEPSIATSAASGGPRPRRMLARPCCAVEPTKRNDSVVPSAAVAEAANAAVGEEATAPSAAVDYEELNKALENASPLEIMDRALDMFGNEIAIAFSGAEDVALIEYAKLTGRPFRVFSLDTGRLNPETYKFFDAVEKHYDIHIEYTFPDAGEVQALVRSKGLFSFYEDGHQECCRVRKVRPLRRMLKGLRAWVTGQRKDQSPGTRANIPLVQVDPVFEGVDGLGSLIKWNPVADVEGKDIWNFLRTMNVPVNSLHSQGYVSIGCEPCTRPVLPGQHEREGRWWWEDATAKECGLHKGNLKQDEAGKLGANGNGVAAANGVDGTVDIFETQAIVNLSRPGIENLLKLEKRQEPWLVVLYAPWCRFCQGMETSYMELAEKLVGSGIKVGKFRADGDQKPFAQKELRLGSFPTILFFPKNTSRPIKYPSEKRDVDSLLAFINALR is encoded by the exons ATGGCTTCCGCCGCGGCTATCTCGAGCTCGATCACTTCCCGTTCCCTCCTCTCTGGGGACTTCAAAG cGGCCTTAATTGCGTCCATTAGGCATCCGGAGCCGTCGATTGCCACGTCGGCGGCGAGCGGTGGTCCCCGGCCGCGGCGGATGCTGGCGCGGCCGTGCTGTGCCGTCGAACCCACCAAGAGGAACGACTCGGTAGTCCCCTCtgcggcggtggcggaggcggcgaACGCTGCGGTAGGGGAGGAGGCTACGGCGCCATCAGCAGCGGTGGACTATGAGGAGCTAAATAAGGCGCTCGAGAACGCTTCGCCGTTGGAGATCATGGATAGGGCTCTGGATATGTTCGGAAACGAAATCGCAATTGCTTTCAG TGGAGCAGAGGATGTCGCTCTGATAGAGTATGCTAAGTTAACCGGCAGGCCATTTAGGGTCTTCAGCCTTGATACAGGGAGGTTGAATCCGGAGACATACAAGTTCTTTGATGCTGTAGAGAAACACTATGACATCCACATCGAGTACACGTTCCCAGATGCCGGGGAGGTGCAGGCCCTTGTTAGAAGCAAAGGCCTCTTCTCGTTCTATGAAGATGGGCACCAGGAGTGCTGCAGAGTGAGGAAGGTGAGGCCTTTGAGAAGGATGCTGAAGGGCCTCCGTGCTTGGGTCACTGGACAGAGGAAGGATCAGTCTCCTGGCACCAGAGCCAATATCCCTCTTGTGCAG GTAGATCCTGTTTTTGAGGGGGTCGACGGCCTTGGTAGCTTGATAAAGTGGAATCCAGTTGCAGATGTGGAGGGAAAGGACATATGGAATTTCCTTCGAACCATGAATGTTCCTGTGAACTCCTTGCACTCGCAG GGTTACGTCTCTATTGGTTGTGAGCCCTGCACCAGACCAGTCTTGCCCGGCCAACATGAGCGGGAAGGTAGATGGTGGTGGGAAGATGCGACGGCCAAGGAGTGTGGACTCCACAAGGGGAACCTTAAGCAGGATGAGGCAGGAAAATTGGGTGCGAATGGGAACGGGGTTGCGGCCGCCAATGGTGTTGACGGAACAGTAGACATTTTTGAGACCCAAGCCATTGTTAACCTTAGCAGGCCTGGGATAGAAAACTTGCTGAAACTTGAGAAGCGCCAGGAACCATGGCTGGTTGTCCTCTATGCTCCTTGGTGCCGATTCTGTCAG GGAATGGAAACATCCTACATGGAGTTGGCTGAGAAACTCGTTGGCTCCGGCATCAAGGTTGGGAAGTTCCGAGCCGATGGCGACCAGAAGCCATTTGCTCAGAAAGAGCTACGATTGGGAAGCTTCCCCACGATCCTGTTTTTCCCCAAAAACACATCTAGGCCGATCAAGTATCCATCCGAAAAGCGCGACGTTGATTCGCTTCTGGCATTTATCAATGCTCTTAGATGA
- the LOC135606338 gene encoding glucan endo-1,3-beta-glucosidase 1-like, producing the protein MGANPFPFLALLLVFRSLPAVAAAARAEQPFVGVNIGTDVSNLFPPADLAAFVEAQQIKHVRLYDADPGILSALAGAGVSVAVGVPNNQLLALGSSPATAAAWVARHVVPFHPDTPISAVAVGDEVPTALPSVLPLLLPALRSLSAALAAANLSSIPVSTPLPFSVILDPFPPSQAYFNQSLANGFLTPLLRFLNDTAAPLMLNLYPYYAFMQGRGAIPLDNALFKPLRPALEEVDPNTLLHYTNVLDAMIDAAYVAMRNLNFTSVPVLITETGWPANGSRRDEPYATRELASIYNSNVIRHVLDRAGTPLRPEATPSVYIYELFDEDLRPGPASEASWGLFYGNGTPVYLLHVAGAGGFLANDTTNRTYCVAAEGADRRGLQAALDWACGPGRANCSEIQPGESCYAPNDVTGHASYAFDSYYQKEGKAAGSCYFQGVAMVTTTDPSHGDCIFPGSKQMNVTGAGMNTTLASKAGIPSVLRLRTGIEHDHIIPMILSIMLVVSTLSWNHMS; encoded by the exons ATGGGAGCAAACCCCTTCCCCTTCCTCGCTCTCCTCTTAGTCTTCCGTTCTCTGCCTGCTG TTGCAGCAGCAGCTAGAGCGGAGCAGCCGTTCGTGGGCGTGAACATTGGCACCGACGTGTCGAACCTGTTTCCGCCGGCGGACCTCGCCGCCTTCGTCGAGGCGCAGCAGATCAAGCACGTCCGCCTCTACGACGCCGACCCGGGAATCCTGTCGGCGCTGGCCGGTGCCGGCGTCTCCGTGGCCGTCGGCGTGCCCAATAACCAGCTGCTCGCCCTGGGCTCCTCCCCGGCCACCGCCGCCGCCTGGGTCGCCCGCCACGTCGTCCCCTTCCACCCGGACACCCCCATCTCGGCCGTGGCCGTGGGCGACGAGGTCCCCACCGCGCTGCCTTCGGTCCTCCCGCTCCTCCTCCCGGCCCTCCGCTCCCTCTCCGCCGCCCTCGCCGCCGCCAACCTCTCTTCCATCCCGGTCTCCACCCCGCTGCCATTTTCCGTCATCCTCGACCCCTTCCCGCCCTCCCAGGCCTACTTCAACCAGTCGCTGGCCAACGGCTTCCTCACCCCCCTCCTGCGTTTCCTCAACGACACCGCCGCGCCGCTCATGCTCAACCTCTACCCCTACTATGCCTTCATGCAGGGCCGCGGCGCCATTCCCCTCGACAACGCCCTCTTCAAGCCCCTCCGCCCGGCCCTCGAGGAGGTCGACCCCAACACCCTCCTCCACTACACCAACGTGCTCGACGCCATGATCGACGCCGCCTACGTCGCCATGCGCAACCTCAATTTCACCAGCGTGCCCGTGCTCATCACCGAGACCGGGTGGCCTGCCAATGGCTCCCGCCGTGacgagccctatgccacccgggagCTCGCCAGCATCTACAATTCCAACGTCATCCGCCACGTGCTCGACCGCGCCGGCACGCCGCTGCGCCCCGAGGCCACCCCCAGCGTCTACATCTACGAGCTGTTCGACGAGGACCTGCGCCCGGGTCCGGCGTCGGAAGCCAGCTGGGGCCTCTTCTACGGCAACGGGACGCCGGTGTACCTGCTGCACGTGGCGGGGGCCGGGGGTTTCCTGGCCAACGACACCACGAACCGGACGTACTGCGTGGCGGCGGAGGGGGCGGACCGGCGGGGGCTGCAGGCGGCGCTGGACTGGGCGTGCGGGCCGGGGCGGGCCAACTGTTCGGAGATACAGCCTGGGGAGAGCTGCTACGCGCCCAACGACGTGACTGGCCACGCCTCGTATGCCTTCGACAGCTACTACCAGAAGGAGGGGAAGGCCGCCGGCTCCTGCTACTTCCAGGGCGTCGCCATGGTCACCACCACCGACCCAA GTCATGGGGATTGCATCTTTCCTGGAAG CAAGCAGATGAATGTTACAGGAGCAGGGATGAATACCACTCTAGCCAGTAAGGCCGGGATACCCTCCGTACTGAGACTAAGAACTGGAATAGAACATGACCACATTATCCCCATGATCTTAAGCATAATGTTGGTGGTCTCTACCTTGTCATGGAACCATATGTCTTGA